In the genome of Candidatus Kinetoplastibacterium desouzaii TCC079E, the window AGCTTTAGGAGCTACCATGATAACATCAATATCTTCACGTGGAACAACTTGTCCATAATGAACATTAAAACCATGTGCAAAGGCTAATACAGCACCACTTTTAATATTACTGTGAACGTCTTTGTTATAAGATGCTGCAATATTTTCATCAGGCAACAACATCATAACAACATCAGCAATCTTAACTGCCTCAGAAACTTCTTTAACTTGCAAACCAGCATTTACAGCCTTATTCCAAGAAGCACCATTCTTTCTTAATCCCACTACAACCTTAACACCTGACTCATGTAAATTCAATGCATGAGCATGACCCTGTGATCCATACCCTATTATTGCAACAGTCTTACCTTTAATTAAAGATAAATCACAATCCTTGTCATAAAAAACTTTCATTCAAAACTCCATTAAATTAAATAAAAATTAGAAGACTACAAAGGCAAAAAACATAAAACAATATAACAATAATTAAACTTTTAATATTCTTTCGCCTCTACCTATACCAGAAACACCAGTACGTACAGTTTCTAAAATGGAACTACGGTCCAACCCATCTATAAAGGCTTGTATTTTACATTGAGTCCCAGTTAATTCAATTGTATACGATTTATAGGTAACATCAATAATATGACCACGAAAAATATCTGCCATACGTTTTATTTCTTCACGTTCCTTACCTGTAGCTCTAACTTTAATCAACAAAAGCTCTCTTTCAATATGAGCCCCATCATCAAAATTTACTAATTTTACAACATCTATTAATCTATTTAAGTGTTTCGTTATCTGCTCTACAATATCATCAGAGCCAATAGTAACTACAGTAAGTCTAGACAAAGTAGGATCTTCTGTAGGAGCTACTGTCAATGACTCAATATTATATCCACGAGCAGAAAATAGTCCAACCACTCTGGAAAGAGCACCTGGCTCATTTTCCATCAAGACAGAAATCACATGTTTCATAGCGATGATCCTATAAGTCCTCAGAACCAAGTAACATTTCAGTTAAACCACGACCAGCTTTTACCATTGGCCAAACATTCTCAGTACGATCAGTAATAAAATCCATAAATACCAAACGATTTTTATGTTTAGAAAAAGCTTCTTTAAGAGCTGGTTCCACATCAGATGGTTTTTCTATACGAATACCAACATGGCCATAAGACTCAGACAATTTAACAAAATCTGGCAAAGATTCCATATAAGATTGAGAATACCTTGATCCATAATCAATTTGCTGCCATTGACGAACCATACCAAGAAAACGATTATTCAAACAAATGATTTTTGGTGTTAAATTATATTGAAAACAAGTCGATAATTCTTGAATATTCATCTGAATTGATGCTTCTCCTGTAACAACAGCAATATCTGCTTTAGGGTTAGCTTTTTGAACACCCATGGCATATGGCAAACCAACACCCATAGTTCCAAGACCCCCAGAATTAATCCATCTTCTTGGCTCACTAAAACCATAGTATTGTGCTGTCCACATTTGATGCTGCCCAACATCTGAAGTTATAAAAGCATTACCATTAGTTATCTTCCACAAAGACTCTATAACATATTGTGGTTTTATGACCTCTTCAGAATTCAGATATCTTTTACAATTTTTTTCTTTCCAAATACCAATTTGATCCCACCATTTTTTCAATGAAGCTTGTTTCACACCACTTAACTTCAACTGTTCTATATTGTCCATTAAATCAACTAAAGAATCATTAACATCACCAACAATAGGAACATCAACTCTTACACGTTTAGAAATTGAGGAAGGATCTATATCTATATGAATTATCTTTCTAGCATTCTGAGAAAAATGCTTTATATTACCTATAACCCTATCATCAAAACGGGTGCCAATAGCTAACATTACATCACAGTGATGCATAGCAAAATTAGCTTCATATGTCCCATGCATTCCTGGCATACCAAGATACTGTTGATCATCAAAAGCGACAGAACCCAATCCCATCAGTGTATTTACACAAGGAGCACCTATAGATCGCAAAAGATCCCTAAGTTTATCTGAAGAATTAGATAAAACTATCCCCCCTCCAGTATAAATTATAGGACGCTCAGCAGCTAACAACATCTGAGCTGCTTTTTTTATTTGACCTTGATGACCCTTAACAACAGGGGAGTAAGATCTCATTACAACTTCGCTTTTAGCTGGAGAATACTTGTGCTTAGCAGCAGAAACATTTTTAGGAATATCAATCAATACTGGACCAGGACGACCTGTTTGAGCTATATAAAAAGCTTTTCTTACTGTTTCAGCTAAATTTTTTACATCTCGAACTAAAAAGTTATGTTTCACACAAGGACGCGTTATTCCAATGGTATCACATTCTTGAAATGCATCCTCGCCAATTGCCTCAGTGGAAACTTGTCCACTTATTATGACCATTGGAATAGAATCCATATAAGCAGTTGCTATACCAGTAACAGCATTTGTAGCACCTGGCCCACTAGTTACTATACAAACACCAATTTTCTTTGAGGATCTAGAATATGCATCAGCAGCATGAACAGCTGCCTGTTCATGTCTAACAAGGATATGTTCAAATTTATCTTGTTTAAAAATTGCATCATATATATATAAAACAGCACCACCTGGGTAACCAAAAACATGTTCCACTCCTTGTTCAGCTAAACAATGAACAAGTATATCTGCACCATTCATTTCCATTATTTTTTTCCTTTCAATTCAAGCCCTTTTTCTCATGATCGCAATAAATTTAAATATAGCAGAATCAGAATAGTTTTAACTCAAAATGATAATGCTTTTAAACTCAAAGAGTTAATCCACAATATCACTATGAAAAACAAAATCCTCTTTCACCATGAGCACAGAACAAACGCCAAAAAGACGAATAAGATCGAAACGAAAGCCTTGGCAACTCACACTTTTGGTGTGGCCAAAAGCAACCATTATATTACCTCATGTAGATGATACAATTGTAGTCATAAAATCTAAAAATTAACATGTTCAATTAAGATAAAAAGCATGCTATGAGAAATTTCACTCTTTACTACGT includes:
- the ilvN gene encoding acetolactate synthase small subunit, whose amino-acid sequence is MKHVISVLMENEPGALSRVVGLFSARGYNIESLTVAPTEDPTLSRLTVVTIGSDDIVEQITKHLNRLIDVVKLVNFDDGAHIERELLLIKVRATGKEREEIKRMADIFRGHIIDVTYKSYTIELTGTQCKIQAFIDGLDRSSILETVRTGVSGIGRGERILKV
- the ilvB gene encoding biosynthetic-type acetolactate synthase large subunit, which gives rise to MEMNGADILVHCLAEQGVEHVFGYPGGAVLYIYDAIFKQDKFEHILVRHEQAAVHAADAYSRSSKKIGVCIVTSGPGATNAVTGIATAYMDSIPMVIISGQVSTEAIGEDAFQECDTIGITRPCVKHNFLVRDVKNLAETVRKAFYIAQTGRPGPVLIDIPKNVSAAKHKYSPAKSEVVMRSYSPVVKGHQGQIKKAAQMLLAAERPIIYTGGGIVLSNSSDKLRDLLRSIGAPCVNTLMGLGSVAFDDQQYLGMPGMHGTYEANFAMHHCDVMLAIGTRFDDRVIGNIKHFSQNARKIIHIDIDPSSISKRVRVDVPIVGDVNDSLVDLMDNIEQLKLSGVKQASLKKWWDQIGIWKEKNCKRYLNSEEVIKPQYVIESLWKITNGNAFITSDVGQHQMWTAQYYGFSEPRRWINSGGLGTMGVGLPYAMGVQKANPKADIAVVTGEASIQMNIQELSTCFQYNLTPKIICLNNRFLGMVRQWQQIDYGSRYSQSYMESLPDFVKLSESYGHVGIRIEKPSDVEPALKEAFSKHKNRLVFMDFITDRTENVWPMVKAGRGLTEMLLGSEDL